DNA sequence from the Osmia lignaria lignaria isolate PbOS001 chromosome 2, iyOsmLign1, whole genome shotgun sequence genome:
aattatgtatttatatacatgAAAATACttacttttcttttaatatgttcTACAAGATATGGATGTCCTTTACAAAAAAACTGATGTGCAAATTCCATCTCATCTCTATCACATTTCAAACCCCCTAGTTCAACAGAAACCTTTTTGTGGAAACCATCTGAAGCATGTAAGTGCATATATATTTAACAAACTAGATAATTACATTGTGTTAATTTAACAaatgttaaattttatatattattacttACACATATTTAATTGACGAACAAAGCTGGCCATATTATTATGTTTATAATAATGTGGCAATAATTCTCTGGCAAACTGTGCCTGATTTCGAATAAAGAAACTTCTCCCATTCTAAAATTAATAAACCATGTATAAAATAATCACTTTTGTTTATGATACAGACTGCCTTAAGTAATAAATACTCCGAATGTAATAATTACATTACATAATACAGATatcttacatacatatattgatgttaaaataaagtacaattagcaaaatttaatttcaaaacatAATATGTACTATTATTTTACAATGTTAAAACCATTTAACTACACTTTAATTCTTACAAAATCAATATAACTGATGAAATATAAGAATAATACTTTGAGGAATAAAACTTAACATAAGAAAGTACCTAAATTTAATTCTGTCTGATGCAATACTAATAcaattgtttaatgtacatcATTGTTTTATTGATAAGGATTTTTCAAACATATAAGGGAAATGTAAAGAACATAGTACAAGAGTatgcattaaaatattattttacaattatatttGATATCACAGAAACTTAAAACTTATCATTCAccatcaaaataaatttttcatatctAACAGAAAAACTGATGATTTATTAAGATAATACATTACATGTGATCATAGAAGTAAGCACGGAATATATTACAGCAACGTCGAGTACACGCAAAATATAGGTTGTGTATGTAAAAATGTATGCTACGGAGGTCAACGTTTAGCTTACGTTTGATTCGTTCACTTGCACAATATTAGCATTACGAATGAGTTATTATCGTCGCAACAACGATTACTGAAGGGATATAGTAGAATTATCAGTATATTCTATGTGAAAACTAAGAAACTAcaagtaaataacaaaataaaagtaCTTACGGGTGACCAACAAATAAGGTCGTCAGTTTCAGGATCTTCAACCAGTTTCCAAAGTTTGGCAAGAAATGCCGGTACACTGGTACCTAACTCCGGAATTGTATGCATCTTAGCGTCAACAGTGTAACTTCAATATGTAATAACTGCTCAGTTTTGAAACTTAATCCACAACGAAAAAATCTTCACATCTCACGACAATGGCTGGCCGCTGACGATGTTATTCTGCTAGTATGTGTAGTACTTACTTACAGGTGGAGAGAGAAGGGGAACTATTTTAATGGATGAATATGGTTGCTTTCCATCTAAAGTCACACGGTACAGACCATCGTTGTTGATTCAAAATTATTGGTGCTTTCCCTTGGAACTGAAATGTTTAGCCAATGAATTAAAAGCATGTTCCATAAATGTTCATCTAAATCAGCCTTTAAGAAAGTTTTGACACAGCATAAAGTAAAACACATTTTTGATGTAGAATTGTAATCATTAAACTCTATATCAATCATAGATgcgtaaaaatgtttatttatacattttataattgGTTTATAAATTTAAACTAATGATTTATCTACTGTCGGAAAATTAGTCGATAACTTGGTAAGTTGTTTCCGCTGTTTTTAAATAGATGGCGCTGGGAAGCGTCAAGGAAGAACTGCGAATTCTTCGTCGGTAAGACAGCCCACGACAGAAAAAATTAAGATCCAACATTgctttttaaacatttatatttatttttacacaaaAATGATTAATACTGTAGCATGTTTACACGTTAacaatacaatttatatttatgtaaaacaTATTAAAAGTATTGAATATTATACCACTAACAATAATCATTAATGAGACCAAAACTTTGTTAACAAATTAACATGTAtacataaaaatttgtataatttacacaaaaagataataattctttttctaaCTTATCACTGTAACAACTTCAAATCTAATTAAGTTATATAATATTCATACATTTAACACAAacttatcaaaattaatataagtacATAACATCACATAATCTTTTGATTATTAATTGGTTAAcaatatgaatataaaattataacaatGTAATAAAAAACCTCAACTAGTCAATTAATACGTACAAAAGAAGATTATAGTTGCTGTGAAACATGTATTAAACTGTAATATTGATAGTTAACCAGTCTCCAAGTAACATTGACTAAAGAGAAGTTgtcaaataaattatatttacccTATTCCAATGTCAAATTTAccatgtaaaatttaaaaaaaggaatacatgaaaatttataaaatgcgattAAAGCTACATTTATAAATAGTAAATACTTGAGAGATATTAATGGCactttgtatatttaaaagattatttGCACTATTGTTTTGATTACAAATACATCTAAGAATGCCTGTAATAGTAATCCATTTCAATTAAtaactaattaaaatatatttacttaCAAGAAGTCTTCTGTAGATGTTACTGTAGCTTCTATAAGTAGACCAAAATCTAACTCGGTTAAACTAGCTGAAACACAGAATGGATGATCATAACAAGTAACACagttatttgtattattaaatttagcATACCTTTTGCTGTAAGAAGATCAAGGAATGTATCTAATGGAGATAAACGATCTGCAGATGGAAATGCAGCTAAACCTACACACAAtgtataagatactatacatgtTAAAGTTACAGTTCCTATGATTTATCACAATTTATTTTTACCATTGTGATGATTTTTGTACTGCAATGTCCTGCCGCGATTTTGACACACTTCACCAGACAAAATATTAGCAGCGTGTTCACGAGCTCTCAACATAAAACTTACAGGATGCAACCATTGATTCAGAAGCCTTTTAGCTCGAGATCTTGGTAATAAAGACAGTAAAGTTAGTTTACGAataacattttcttttgtatcaCCAATATCTgtaaaaaagtatgaaattaatACAACATAGAAACAGCACTAAGTTTTTGTATTTTGAATTTAAGAAAGAAACATCTACCAGCCATAATAATTTTACTGACATCAACTTGTAACTCAAATACTGATCGTTGTACATATTGCAAAAACATTGGATATTTTAAACTTCTGTATCCAAGATAAGTAAAGAATGATGTAAATCCTTGCGGTGCTGGAAATGCTATGCTTTCTATTGCACGTCTATACCGTTCTAATAATACAAACAATAACCACCGTCGTACTTCATCCAATTGATCACTGAAAGTAAAAACagtttaaattttattagaatttattaATAGTTTTATTAGAATGTTTAAAAGCTCACACGAGAATAAAACCACGTTCTTGTTCAATTCGTGGGTCCACGCTGGCAGCTCGGCATAACATTTGACAGAGGACTCGTGAAGTTTCTAATTGCGCTGCTACATGTCTAGTTGCCATAGCATGGACATGTAGCGGAGTACACGATCCTTGAATATGTGTTATTGATGTCTGTGTACCATGTTTTAATAAGTACATGGATAATTCTCGCAAGTTTACGGATACAATATGTTCTTGTTTTGAGGCAGTACAGCTTTCCATTTCATTAAACGGTAAACCTGAATCTAGCAATTTACTGTTGCGACCACTTGTTAAATCTCCAAGTGATACTGTAGCGACAACTAATCTGTAATGATATACATTAAAGTCAGTTAAAAATTTGCGCATGTTAATTTATACAAggattatgtaatttaattaggaCATACATCTGATTAAAAGCATGCAACTTTCCATTTGTTAACTATTGTTGTTAAACATATAtacattttcttaattatataaaacaGTATTACCCTCCACTTGGAGACATTGGAGTACTGGATCTGGATAGTGCCTCAGGTTGATAACATGCTAAAGAAACTAACAATTTCTCAGCAATTTTGCTTGGTTTGAATCTTGCCTTGTCTCCATTATTTTTACTGAGTTGATCCCATAATTTGGTCCATAAATCGCTACGGTAAGGAATTAATCTTTGCTGAGGCGAAAGCAACATTACTGATGTATTCCAAAGTTTCTCATGACTCAATGTTATATTTAAATCGTTCACTTTAATTTCAAAACTTGTGTACTCTTCCATAGTTGTAACAGGTAGCAATGCCAGTAGAGGTATAGCATCtgctaataaatttttttgCACTAAAGCATATGAACCACCGATAAGAATTTCTTGCATATATCGTACAATTTCCAAGGATCTAGGTTTCTCTGCAATTGTGCATACTAATTCCGAAATAATATCCAAATCGTTTTTATGACAAAGAAAGTAATGCAATATTCCCAAGCGTACTTCGACCGAAGTTTCTTTACGAAATACTTCAGTAAGAAAATCGGGAGAGATTGTTAATTGTACTAAATCCAGCGTAGGTAAGTCTATTGTTAGTATATTGACATTAGAAAGAGATGTATTTCCTTCTAAAGCGGCTATGtcatatttctttttacttcctttattattattttctaattcaagTAGTGGCACTAAATAAGAAGCATGAGATGGCAGAGTAGTCAGAGGACCGCATAGTATATGGCAACATGGTTCATGATTCGTTCCAATTTCAAGAAGATGGGTAAATAAACCTTGCACAAGAACAATAATATAATCATGTTCATATATTGCAAACGTTGGACGTATGAGTTTAGCCTGAGACCATGGTATGCCTGGTATCACACAATGGATTACACAACTATGATGAAGAAGCGTTACCGAATATGCAAAATGTACTGTATTAGATTCACTCAATGAGTTAAGTACATGCTGTTGTGGCTTTACTGGACGATATAAATAGTGATGACAGACACAAACCATTCCTTTGGAATCAGAAATGACTATGAGATCTAAGGAACAGTCATGCACTCTTAAAGGTATCACATCATCTTCGTAAGTTCCACAATTAGAAGAAGTTGATAACTGTGGCAAATTCAGTGGTATATTCAACTAAAACAAAAAACATGTTTAAACACATTcgaattattcaatttattaccATAATGTACTGTGTCACATACCACTGTTTCATGTGGTAGATCGGCATGAAACTGAAGACCGCTAAGCGTTGGATTGGTTCTCacagatttattttctttcccaTCTTCATCCTCTGAATCTAAACTCACTGGAATTCGTCTATGATGTATATGATACAAAACCTGATTTATCATATCCCATTGGGcccaaataaattctttaaCCAGTGATTCAGATTTTAATTCCTGTATTGGTTGAAAATCTGATGTAGATGTATCAAACAATATGGTATATATTAGAATACCTGTGTAAGTAAACAATTGAattcataataattaataacaaaaatatttcagaataaCTTAAACACATTAAGAATAACTTCTTACATTCTTGGTGAATTAATAACAAGAATTTGTCCCATTTGCcatgttctttttctttatataaGAATTGAATTCTCACTTGCTTAGACCTTTTTGCATCCAAATTATGGATTTTTACTTCCTCTCCTTTTAATTCTGCTACATATGCTTCATACATTTCAATCTCAGTTGATGTACTTTGATCCTTTTCTTCTTCAGATTCTATACTTTTATCTAAATAAACTTTTTGTTTTATCACATATCCAAAAACAGTTCTACTTTGATTTATTGTTGCTTGTACAATATTTAATACTTCTGAGAATTGGTGCAACACCTATATcatgttatttataattttaattttatacatttcataaAAACAAAGAAAGACAAATATTCTTAGATATCAATCATACTTGTAATTTATCATTAATCCGGTCATAATGGCCTATAACAGTATATGAGGTGCTCACACTCTCCTCTACAGTTTCCTCTGTCCATCCCACTAACAGTGATCCATCTTTCTCCTGTCCTAACAATTTCCATTGCTCCGCTGCAAATCATACTTTGATTTCATAAAAACACACTTGTATTTATCTAACAAATATCAACATAATACTGTATAAcaaatgtataaatataatttataaatgtttaattcaaaacaaatgatagaTTACCTGAGTGTGCCTTTTCTGGCAAAAGTAAACATAATTTAGCAGCAAGATTTTCTAGCATATCTACTTATAAATTTTTCCTAATAAATAATAGTTTCAGAGATTTTCGTCTAAAACATATAATCGCTTTTAGTTTAATGATacattttatgtatatatatacgttTTGACAATCAGAGGGTATCGTCTGCTCCAGACACCAGGAGCGTTGACAGGAGCACAAACAATGTGTTAGCTAGAGTATTTACATCTAATGCTTTTTCTGTGCTATTCGGTTCAAGGGAAATGTCACATCCTTCTATATCATCTGCTAGAAGTTCGTGTATCACGATCTGAAATACCGGCGGCGTTGTGCACTGCTTTATTGCGCACTCTACGACTTACAAGGATGATTTTAAGAACTACGTCAGACTAAAAGATCCATGGATCACATGGATCggtaattaaaagaagaaaaaagaaaaaaattcgacgGTCGTAATGCGGAGCAGTCTTTGGtcaaaaaaagtaaattatatAATTCAAATACGTATAAAACTCTAGCATAATACTTTGAATGATCTATGCGTTAAATATTGCAGACTACCGCATTTTAATGTATAAAAAATGTAAGCATACAGGGGCAAATTTAGATTAAACAGAGAAGAATATTTCTTTTGACCCTGTACCATCCCGTCAATTAATTTCTTATCTCTATCCAGTATAATAAATGCcaagaaaaggaaaatttcGAATTGGCAGAGAGAAAGTAGAATAAGACAAGGTGAAGTTAAAGACACAAGTATACAATGAAGAGGCGTAAACCACGCTCGCTCACGGTGCAGTGCTCTCACCAATGGTCCGTGCGAATGTGACTCCGCCCCTTTAAGCGTGGCTAGTTTTCTCCCTTGTGGTTCCATCGTGATTGTCGGCTGTGCTTGGTCGAGCATGCGCATCAGTCTGCATTCATACGAACACGATCAGAAAAGCAAAGCCGCTGACTTGATCACACAAATGCGCAGAAGTAGTATGCGCGCAACGTCAATGCTAGCGGCTACCGATTGGTCCATCGACCACTTGCAGCCCTCTCAAACCATTTTCTTTCTTACTTTCCTTCCctcaatttctctttctctcttctttagCGTCTTGTTCGTTCAACAATTTTCATTCGACTGCGTCTTgttctttctccctctctcaTTATCCGAGATCTTGATTTCCTTTTCACTCGCACAGTTTTAACACAAATTCTCCGTATGCTAATtcgtgtgtgtgtatgtatgttgAACAACTACTACAGAGAGCGGGCGGGGGCTACATTCTGAGGCTACGCTACTAGCCGGAGAGGAGATTTCTTATTTCTGCTCTGGTAAATCTGTCGCCCCAGTCAGTGAGGCAGCGAAGGGCGAGCCGCGCACCATTGACCGTGTCCGTGCTTCTTTTTTCGTCTCGTCTAGCCCAGCGACCCGACGACGCTGTTCTCCGTTAACattttctctctttatctctATCTTTCCTTCTTGTACATCTACAAACTTTCCCTTTCTCGCTTCTTCTTTTATAGAAGAGCACATACGGACACGGTGCGTAGGTACTTACACTTGCCACGTTGTTCTACCGGATATTCAACAGTTGACGTTAAATCAATTGAGTTTTTCCCCTGATCTATCCACTCATGGATGGTAATCTTCTCGTCCCGGTTGGTTGGTTAGTTGTGCGTGAATGAAGGACCTAAACGTGATCGACGCACTTCATTCTTACAGTTTTATTCGACACTGTGACCCGACGTTTCGGTGTTTTCTATCCGTCTACCTATTTGTAGATGAACCACGAAGTTGCGTCAACTTGTTGCACGTTGCATCAGTGAAGTGTCTTATCGACGTTTTGCCGATCATCTTGGTGTTCCTCTTCTACCGTTCAAACGGTATTGAACGCATCTTCAAGATGACTACAGTGCACGGATCTCTACGGCAAAAGAAAATGTGAGGTCACAGAGATGCCAGCGCGTAGGGGAACGCAAGGTGGTGCAAgatgaaaagagtgtaaaaGAACCGGATGTACTTGGCGGAACTTGGAGAACGTGTATCAGATTGAAAGACTGGAGAACACTCGGTGGGCTGAGAATTCGGCAGGCCGATAACGTTAATAAGATTAAAGTAATCGGGTGGAAAGACTTTATCGACGGAGAACCGTTTGGAGAGGTGACGGAGAAACCCGCGTTGCATGTAGCCGACGGCTGCTTGGCTTCCCTTCCCTCATGGATCCTATTGTGCTAGGTGAGCAATCGTCCCTGCAATTTATAAACTATGTAAAATAACATTGTTCGACATCTCAAGTTTAA
Encoded proteins:
- the pigeon gene encoding gamma-secretase activating protein pigeon isoform X1; its protein translation is MLENLAAKLCLLLPEKAHSAEQWKLLGQEKDGSLLVGWTEETVEESVSTSYTVIGHYDRINDKLQVLHQFSEVLNIVQATINQSRTVFGYVIKQKVYLDKSIESEEEKDQSTSTEIEMYEAYVAELKGEEVKIHNLDAKRSKQVRIQFLYKEKEHGKWDKFLLLIHQECILIYTILFDTSTSDFQPIQELKSESLVKEFIWAQWDMINQVLYHIHHRRIPVSLDSEDEDGKENKSVRTNPTLSGLQFHADLPHETVLNIPLNLPQLSTSSNCGTYEDDVIPLRVHDCSLDLIVISDSKGMVCVCHHYLYRPVKPQQHVLNSLSESNTVHFAYSVTLLHHSCVIHCVIPGIPWSQAKLIRPTFAIYEHDYIIVLVQGLFTHLLEIGTNHEPCCHILCGPLTTLPSHASYLVPLLELENNNKGSKKKYDIAALEGNTSLSNVNILTIDLPTLDLVQLTISPDFLTEVFRKETSVEVRLGILHYFLCHKNDLDIISELVCTIAEKPRSLEIVRYMQEILIGGSYALVQKNLLADAIPLLALLPVTTMEEYTSFEIKVNDLNITLSHEKLWNTSVMLLSPQQRLIPYRSDLWTKLWDQLSKNNGDKARFKPSKIAEKLLVSLACYQPEALSRSSTPMSPSGGLVVATVSLGDLTSGRNSKLLDSGLPFNEMESCTASKQEHIVSVNLRELSMYLLKHGTQTSITHIQGSCTPLHVHAMATRHVAAQLETSRVLCQMLCRAASVDPRIEQERGFILVDQLDEVRRWLLFVLLERYRRAIESIAFPAPQGFTSFFTYLGYRSLKYPMFLQYVQRSVFELQVDVSKIIMADIGDTKENVIRKLTLLSLLPRSRAKRLLNQWLHPVSFMLRAREHAANILSGEVCQNRGRTLQYKNHHNGLAAFPSADRLSPLDTFLDLLTAKASLTELDFGLLIEATVTSTEDFL
- the pigeon gene encoding gamma-secretase activating protein pigeon isoform X2, whose protein sequence is MLENLAAKLCLLLPEKAHSAEQWKLLGQEKDGSLLVGWTEETVEESVSTSYTVIGHYDRINDKLQVLHQFSEVLNIVQATINQSRTVFGYVIKQKVYLDKSIESEEEKDQSTSTEIEMYEAYVAELKGEEVKIHNLDAKRSKQVRIQFLYKEKEHGKWDKFLLLIHQECILIYTILFDTSTSDFQPIQELKSESLVKEFIWAQWDMINQVLYHIHHRRIPVSLDSEDEDGKENKSVRTNPTLSGLQFHADLPHETVLNIPLNLPQLSTSSNCGTYEDDVIPLRVHDCSLDLIVISDSKGMVCVCHHYLYRPVKPQQHVLNSLSESNTVHFAYSVTLLHHSCVIHCVIPGIPWSQAKLIRPTFAIYEHDYIIVLVQGLFTHLLEIGTNHEPCCHILCGPLTTLPSHASYLVPLLELENNNKGSKKKYDIAALEGNTSLSNVNILTIDLPTLDLVQLTISPDFLTEVFRKETSVEVRLGILHYFLCHKNDLDIISELVCTIAEKPRSLEIVRYMQEILIGGSYALVQKNLLADAIPLLALLPVTTMEEYTSFEIKVNDLNITLSHEKLWNTSVMLLSPQQRLIPYRSDLWTKLWDQLSKNNGDKARFKPSKIAEKLLVSLACYQPEALSRSSTPMSPSGGLVVATVSLGDLTSGRNSKLLDSGLPFNEMESCTASKQEHIVSVNLRELSMYLLKHGTQTSITHIQGSCTPLHVHAMATRHVAAQLETSRVLCQMLCRAASVDPRIEQERGFILVDQLDEVRRWLLFVLLERYRRAIESIAFPAPQGFTSFFTYLGYRSLKYPMFLQYVQRSVFELQVDILVIQKKMLFVN
- the pigeon gene encoding gamma-secretase activating protein pigeon isoform X3; the protein is MLENLAAKLCLLLPEKAHSAEQWKLLGQEKDGSLLVGWTEETVEESVSTSYTVIGHYDRINDKLQVLHQFSEVLNIVQATINQSRTVFGYVIKQKVYLDKSIESEEEKDQSTSTEIEMYEAYVAELKGEEVKIHNLDAKRSKQVRIQFLYKEKEHGKWDKFLLLIHQECILIYTILFDTSTSDFQPIQELKSESLVKEFIWAQWDMINQVLYHIHHRRIPVSLDSEDEDGKENKSVRTNPTLSGLQFHADLPHETVLNIPLNLPQLSTSSNCGTYEDDVIPLRVHDCSLDLIVISDSKGMVCVCHHYLYRPVKPQQHVLNSLSESNTVHFAYSVTLLHHSCVIHCVIPGIPWSQAKLIRPTFAIYEHDYIIVLVQGLFTHLLEIGTNHEPCCHILCGPLTTLPSHASYLVPLLELENNNKGSKKKYDIAALEGNTSLSNVNILTIDLPTLDLVQLTISPDFLTEVFRKETSVEVRLGILHYFLCHKNDLDIISELVCTIAEKPRSLEIVRYMQEILIGGSYALVQKNLLADAIPLLALLPVTTMEEYTSFEIKVNDLNITLSHEKLWNTSVMLLSPQQRLIPYRSDLWTKLWDQLSKNNGDKARFKPSKIAEKLLVSLACYQPEALSRSSTPMSPSGGLVVATVSLGDLTSGRNSKLLDSGLPFNEMESCTASKQEHIVSVNLRELSMYLLKHGTQTSITHIQGSCTPLHVHAMATRHVAAQLETSRVLCQMLCRAASVDPRIEQERGFIL